The following are encoded together in the Mesoplodon densirostris isolate mMesDen1 chromosome 2, mMesDen1 primary haplotype, whole genome shotgun sequence genome:
- the LRRC47 gene encoding leucine-rich repeat-containing protein 47: MAAAVVSEAWPELELAERERRRELLLTGPGLEQRVRAAGGRLPPRLFTLPLLHYLEVSGCGSLREPGPGLAQGLPQLHSLVLRRNALGPGLIPELGPLPALRVLDLSGNALEALPPGQGLGPAEPPGLPQLQSLNLSGNRLRELPADLARCAPRLQTLNLTGNRLDAFPAALFSPGALPLLSELAAADNCLRELSPEIAHLASLKTLDLSNNQLSEIPAELADCPKLKDINFRGNKLRDKRLEKMVSGCQTRSILEYLRVGGRGCCRGRGKAEGPDREEARRKRRERRKRECGEGEEAWVDEASRLLLRVLHVAENPAPLMVRVSPGVGDVRPFIVGAVVRGMDLQPGNALKRFLSSQTKLHEDLCEKRTAATIATHDLRAIRGPLLYATRPPQDLRIVPLGRREVNAKDLVRQLQLEAEEHRKQKKRQNVSGLHRYLHLLDGKEHYPCLMDANGDVISFPPITNSEKTKIKKTTCDLFLEVTSAASLQICKDIMDALILKMAEINKYTLENKDEGSLSDHEVDAIPGQVPGPRATPGAEQAGSAPLVVEQVRVVDEEGHLKVVYPSKTDLDLAAAHVTVLR; this comes from the exons ATGGCGGCTGCGGTGGTGTCGGAGGCCTGGCCGGAGCTGGAGCTGGCGGAGCGGGAGCGGCGGCGGGAGCTGCTGCTGACCGGGCCCGGGCTGGAGCAGCGGGTGCGCGCGGCGGGCGGGCGGCTGCCGCCGCGGCTCTTCACTCTCCCGCTGCTTCACTACCTGGAGGTGAGCGGCTGCGGCAGCCTGCGCGAGCCGGGCCCGGGCCTGGCTCAGGGCCTCCCGCAGCTGCACAGCCTCGTGCTGCGGCGCAACGCGCTGGGGCCCGGCCTGATCCCTGAGCTCGGCCCGCTGCCCGCGCTGCGCGTGCTCGACCTATCAGGCAACGCGCTGGAGGCGCTGCCGCCGGGCCAGGGCCTAGGCCCCGCCGAGCCGCCGGGCCTCCCGCAGCTGCAGAGCCTCAACCTCAGTGGCAACCGGCTGCGCGAGCTGCCCGCCGACCTGGCGCGCTGCGCGCCGCGCCTGCAGACCCTCAACCTCACCGGCAACCGCCTGGACGCCTTCCCCGCCGCGCTCTTCAGTCCCGGCGCGCTGCCGCTGCTCAGCGAACTGGCGGCTGCCGACAACTGCCTCCGGGAGCTCAGCCCCGAAATCGCCCACCTGGCCTCGCTCAAG ACGCTGGACCTGTCCAACAACCAGCTGAGTGAGATCCCAGCAGAGCTGGCCGACTGCCCCAAGCTCAAGGACATCAACTTCCGGGGGAACAAGCTGCGGGACAAGCGCCTGGAGAAGATGGTCAGCGGCTGCCAGACCAGGTCCATCCTGGAGTACCTGCGCGTCGGGGGCCGCGGGTGCTGCCGTGGCCGGGGCAAGGCCGAGGGCCCCGACAGGGAGGAGGCGCGGAGGAAGCGGCGGGAGCGGAGGAAGAGGGAGTGCGGCGAGGGCGAGGAGGCGTGGGTGGACGAGGCCAGCCGGCTGCTGCTGCGGGTCCTGCACGTGGCCGAGAACCCGGCCCCGCTGATGGTCAGGGTGAGCCCCGGGGTCGGGGACGTGCGGCCCTTCATCGTGGGCGCCGTGGTGCGGGGCATGGACCTGCAGCCCGGGAACGCGCTCAAGCGGTTCCTCTCCTCCCAG ACAAAGCTGCACGAGGACCTTTGTGAGAAGAGGACGGCGGCCACCATCGCAACCCACGACCTCAGAGCCATCCGGGGGCCCCTGCTGTATGCCACCCGCCCCCCGCAAGACCTCAGG ATCGTCCCCTTGGGGCGCCGGGAAGTCAACGCCAAGGACCTGGTGCGGCAGCTGCAGCTGGAGGCGGAGGAGCACAGGAAGCAGAAGAAGAGGCAGAACGTGTCGGGCCTGCACAG GTACCTTCACCTGCTGGACGGGAAGGAGCATTACCCTTGCCTCATGGATGCAAACGGCGACGTGATTTCTTTCCCGCCCATAACAAACAGCGAGAAGACGAAG ATTAAGAAAACCACTTGTGACCTGTTTCTGGAAGTGACGAGCGCCGCCAGCCTGCAGATTTGCAAGGACATTATGGACGCCCTCATCCTG AAAATGGCAGAAATCAACAAGTATACTTTGGAAAACAAAGACGAAGGTTCCCTCTCCGACCACGAAGTCGATGCCATTCCTGGACAAGTCCCGGGCCCCAGGGCGACTCCCGGTGCTGAACAGGCTGGGAGCGCCCCGCTCGTGGTGGAACAGGTCCGGGTGGTGGATGAGGAGGGCCACCTGAAGGTGGTGTATCCGTCCAAGACGGACCTGGACCTTGCCGCCGCCCACGTGACCGTGCTCCGCTGA
- the SMIM1 gene encoding small integral membrane protein 1, with protein MQPQESSIQYSRWEDSSRDEVSMASGPGAEEASGCKRVSWKLCSGKLGISLKVLGGVALFWVVFTLGYITGYFVHKCK; from the exons ATGCAGCCCCAGGAGAGCAGCATCCAGTACAGTAGGTGGGAGGACAGCAGCCGGGATGAAGTCAGCATGGCCAGCGGGCCCGGCGCAGAGGAGGCCTCGGGCTGTAAGag GGTCTCCTGGAAGCTGTGCTCGGGCAAGCTGGGCATCTCCTTGAAGGTGCTGGGTGGAGTGGCCCTCTTCTGGGTCGTGTTCACCCTGGGCTACATCACCGGTTACTTCGTGCACAAGTGCAAATGA